Part of the Carnobacterium pleistocenium FTR1 genome is shown below.
TCAGCATGATCAAAAAAGCGTTTATTCGCTTCAATGGTAGATGGCAATAATTCTACTTTATGAGTGGTAAGATCAAATGACGTTCCAGGTTCATTAAACCCAATATGTGCATTGCTTCCAATACCTAAAATTTGAATATCAATTGGGTGTTTTTCAATAATTTGATCATACCGTTCACACTCTTGTTCTGCATCTTTAGCTTTTCCATTAGGCACAAATGTTTCTTTAAATGGTTTTTTTGAAAATAATTGTTCTTCCATAAAATAACGGTAACTTTGAGGATCTGTTGGAGCAAGTCCAACATACTCATCTAAATTAAGAGCTGTCATATCTGAAAAATCTACGTCACTTTTGATCATTTCATGATACAAAGAAATCGGTGTACTTCCTGTAGCTAATCCTAATACTTTTGCTCCTTGATCCATTCCTGCTTTAATAAGTTCGAATGCTTTTTTTCCGCCTTCGATAGTGTCTTTTACAATAATTATTTCCATTTTAATTTCCACCTTTTCAATTCACTTTTTTAATAAACCATTTTTCCAAAACTAAATGTATGCTCGATATCAAAATCATTGTTCATCAAAATTAAATCAGCATCCTTACCCACTTTTAGACTGCCTTTTTTAGCCAAGCCGAATTCTCTTGCTTGATTACCAGAAGTCATTTTAACAGCATCTTCAATACTGCATCCTGTAAATGCCATAATATTCTTGAATGCGTCATTAAATTTCAATACGCTCCCTGCTAATGTACCATCTTCTAATCTTGCTTGATTATTTTTTACAAGAACCTTTTGCCCGCCTAATTCGCTTTCTCCATCAGGTAAACCTTTAGCACGCATTGAATCAGTGATTACTTCGATTCTGTCTGGTCCCTTAACTTTATATGCAAGGTTAACCATATCAGGATGAATATGGTACCCATCGACAATCATCTCAGTATAAATAGTATCTTCTAAGAAAGCATGACCGGTTACTCCAGGTTCACGGTGATGCAACCCTCTTTGCGCATTATATAGATGTGTAATATGTGAAGCTTTAGAGTCCATCAACTGAGCTCTTGTAGCATTACTGTGACCGATTGAAAGGATAATATCATGATTGACACAATAGTCTTCAAATGCAGACGCATCACTTGTTTCAGAAGCATAAGTCACTAAACGAATCCGATTTCCACTTAATTTATTCCATTTTTCCATTTGTTTTGCATCCGGTACACGGATAAATTCTTCAGGTTGAGCTCCTTTAAAAGCCTTCGATACAAAAGGACCTTCTAAATGAATTCCTTGAATCACTGGATTTTTAGTTGCAGCTTCATTAATTGCCATAAGTGCTTTATCAATGGCTTCATAAGACTGTGTCATTGTTGTAGCAAAGTAAGAAGTTATGCCTTCTTTATGCATTTTCCCAATCATTTGGTTGATTTCTTCAGCATTGCCGTCCATATTGTCATAACTATACCCGCCATGACTGTGAACATCAATAAAGCCAGGTAAAATAATTTTTCCAGCAGCGTCTTGTTCTTGATCAAATGTTTTTTTCTTATAATCATTCATTTTTCCTACAGCTAAAATTTCATCAGAAAAACGAATAAAAGCATTTTCAATTTTTTCTTCTCCTGTATAGACTGTTACATTTGTTAGTACATTAGCCATTTTTTTATCTCCCTTACTCTTTTTTATCATTATAAGTGGTATAGACCAAAAAAGCAAGTGAAAAATAAAGCCCTTAATCTTCAAAGAAGTTAAGAGCCTTACTGTAATTTTCACCCACGGTAACATCGTATTGAATTGCGTCATAAACCTTTAATAGCTCCTGTGTTTCCTTTGAGAGTTCATTTCGTTTTTCAGACACTATTGTTGAATCTCGTTCAATATACATTCCTTTTTCAAAAGCTGGTAAGGCTTCTTCTAATTCCATTAAAAGAGCATAAAAAGCAGTGACTTGTGCGTCTGAAATATCTAAAATATGATTCATAAAATAGATTGGACTGATGGTTTCTACTGTATCATTATTTTCAGTGAAATTAGAATAGATCAGCAGTGGTGTCTGATGTATTTTCAAATTCCCGTTGGTTTCTATAATCGTCTCACTATAAAAACTTGGCAAATGATCTCCCCAGAATACAACGATTGTTTTTTCCGGGAGTTGTTCCACAGTGGTTAAAAAATCAGCTAATGCCACATCACTATACGCTAAATCCTGCAAATAATTAGCCGCTTCTTCGGCATTCCCCGTTCCTTGAGCTGAAAAATCTGTATCAGGGTATTTGCCATCGTAAATCATATGATTCTGCATAGTTACCAAATGAATAAAATCCGATTCATTTGTCGATTCCATTTGTTTCAAGACTTCTTGATAAGCGGATTCATCTGAAATATAAGGATTTTGTTCTTTTTTATCTAAAAACTCCATATTTGTTTCATTTAAAAATGTTGTAAATCCTAGATTTTGATACACTTCATTCCGTTTATACATCGTTGTGTTATAAGGATGTATAGCCGTTGCTTTATATCCTTGCTGTTTTAAGTAAGAGACGGCAGAAGGCAGCTCGCTCATCCTAGAAACCAGTTGAGTATAAGGTGTTGTTAAACTAGCAGACATTGGTTCCATTGACAGTCCAGTCAATGCTTCAAATTCAATATTAGCTGTTCCACCTCCATATCCTTGAGATAAAATAGTCCCACTCACTACTTCTTCTTTTAGAGACCGTATTCTTGGAATAGGATCTTCTGAAACGGTTATCCCGTCAAGAGCTAAAGGATCTGAAAAGCTTTCATTCATTACATATATAATATTCACATCATTTATTACCGCTGATCTATTTTCATTTATTTCAGACGCTTTTTCTTCATACTTTTGAACGATCGTTGTTAGTTGTTTTTTTGAATAATCAGCTGGTTTTTCCATTGCTTCTACGCCAATATTATACAAAAACCCGCCTATAAATCCGTTATTATAATAATTCATCTGTTGGCTATAAGGTATCCAATAAGCATACCGATCATATGCTTGCCTTAATATATTATCTGGCTGATTGAAGCCCAAGCTGTAAAAAAGAACGGCACTTGTAATGAAGAACGTACTCCCTCTCACTAGCCAGTTCATCTTCTTTTTGACAGCTGTATCCAAATATTTGGAATCTCTTTTTCTCTTCTTAATGATAATATAAGTACTTAAACTTACTACACTGATTAGAAAGATAATGACTACTAAAATCAATTTACTATCGACCATTTGAATTAAAAAAGGCAAATCACTGATTAGCAAAAGGTCAGAAGGATATAATGGTTCTCCACGCAAAGCCATTTTCTGCTGTGTGGTCACTCCCATTGCAACTATAATAACTGTCATGATCAAGACACTCAACCAACGCGAACCAACCAGTGCTGCTATCCATAAATACAGCAGAAACAGCAAAAGCGCTCCCAATAAAAATATTTCCGTGTTCCAATAAAAAGTAAAATTGACAGCTAGCGAAAAATCATATTGATTTTGAAAAAATTGAAGTAAAAAATTTCCGAAAAACGCTATAATCAGTCCTATTAGAATCGTTATCAAACTATTTATAAGAATACTTGACTCTTTATATAAGGATTGACTTGTTTTATGTCTGCTTATTTTTTCCATTCTATCCACCTTTGCTAAAAAAAATTTATTTTACCTTTTATTTTTTTTGTCTGTTTCCTTCAAAATATAGATTGGCCTCTTCTTTGTTTCAAGATACGTTTTCCCAAGATATTTGCCCACTATTCCTAAGCAAAATAATTGCAATCCTCCAATAGCCAATACAATGGTCACTAAAGAAGGCCACCCCGCGGTTGGATCATCAAACAATACTGTTCGTATAACAATTGCAATCATAAAGAAGATAGCCATTATAAACGAAGTCAATCCCACAAAAGAAGCTATTGCTAGGGGGATATCTGAAAAATCAACAATTGCATCTAATGAATACTTAAATAAAGACCATATCGACCAGGAAGATTTACCAGCCACCCGTTCCTTATTTTCGTACTCTAAGTATTTCGTGTCAAATCCTACCCAGCTGAACATTCCTTTTGAAAAGCGATTGACTTCAGTCATGGAAAGAACAGCTTCTACCATTTGACGAGTCATTAGTCTATAATCTCGCGCTCCGTCAACAAATTCAACGGCTGAAATGCGCTTCATGATTCGATAAAACTCTTTAGCCAGAAATGAACGGAGAAGAGGCTCACCTTTTCGACTTACCCTTCTTGTCCCTACACAATCATATTCTTCATGTCGGATAAGTTGGAGCATTTGAGGCAATAAATCAGGAGGATCTTGCAAATCAACATCCATTACAGCTACATAGTCGCCAGTAGAATATTCTAATCCGGCATATAAAGCAGCTTCTTTTCCAAAATTTCGTGAAAAAGATAAATACTTAACAGAATCAGGGTATTGTTTTGCCATCTCTCTTAGTACCGTTAATGTATGATCTTTTGAACCATCATTGACAAATATATATTCAATACTTGTATTCGGTAATGCTGTTCGGATTTTTTCAACCGCAGTAAAAAAAAGGGGAATCGTTTGTTCTTCGTTATAACAGGGAATAACGAGTGACAGTTTTTCCATTTCCACTAATTCCATCTCCTTGCCTAATTTTTGAAAAATGGTCTAAGAATTTCTGGATTTATGATAACAAAAAAACTGGAATTTATGTTCCAGCCTTTTATCAGTACTTATTCCTTTTGTAGTTAGCTTTTCATTTCCAAAAATCATCAAATATTGTAATTGGCAAGTGACGTTTGTGTTCCGTTTTTAAGAACAAGCTCTCAATTTTTTGAGCTGCTTCTTTTGGTGTCTCTTTGCCTTCTAAATAATCATCTATTTGATCATAAGTCACGCCCAATGCTTTTTCATCTGGTAAAGACGGTTTATTTTCTTCTAAATCAGCAGTTGGTGTTTTTTCGTATAGCTGTTTAGGAGCACTTAGTTCTTTTAATAGTGCTTTCCCTTGACGTTTATTTAATCTAAAGATTGGATTGATATCCGTTCCGCCATCTCCAAATTTTGTATAAAATCCGGTAACGGATTCTGCAGAGTGATCTGTTCCTACTACAGCTCCGTTATAACTCCCGGCTATCGCATATTGAATGATCATGCGCTGACGAGCTTTGATATTTCCTTTAATAAAATCACTAATCGATGTACCGCTATCTTCTAATGTTTTTACTGTTGCATCTACTCCAGGCTTCACATTTACTTTAACGATTTTGTCCGCCCCAATAAATTCAATAGCGTCCATAGCATCTTTTTCATCAGCTTGCTCTCCGTAAGGAAGACGTACAGCAATGAATTGGTATTCATTGTCTCCAGTCTCTTCACGCAATTCAATCATAGCCAATTGACTTAATTTTCCAACTAATGTAGAATCTTGCCCTCCGCTAATACCGAGCACCAACGTTTTTAAAAATAAATGCTTTTTCAAATAGTCTTTCAAGAAATCCACACTTTTTCGTATTTCAACTTTTGGATCAATAGATGGACGAACGCACATTTCTTTAATGATTTGTTCTTTTAATTTTGACATACAGCATCCTCTTCTCTTTGATTATACGTTAAGTTAAATAGAGCATTGTATATTTTCTCATTCAAAAGGGTCAAGATTATTTAGTCATTTACTTTACACTACTATTTATATTTTTTCAGCTAATCTCTTTACATTGTCACGTACATTTTCGATAGACTTTATTTTATGATCGTAAGCAGCTTGCGATAAATCTACTGGATACCCTTCTGGATTCAAGTTACGCTTGTATTCTTCCCAAAGCATACCTAAGCTGTTTTTAGCATACATTTTTATTTCTATTAATTTTGGTAAATCATAAACTAATTTTCCATCGACAAAAATCTCTTTTAATAAGGGTCTAGCACTGAAATCAGTAACTGTTTTATTAATATATGTGTGAATGGGATGGAACATAAACAGCTCTTCCTTTTGATCGGGTCTTTCATTCCATAGCGTAATATAATCTCCTTGTGACTTTCCACCATCATTTTTTGTAATACGCCACACCTGTTTTTTCCCAGGAGTAGAAACTTTTTCAGCATTACTGGAAAGCTTCAATGTATCTACCATATTTCCTTGCTCATCTTCAATAGAAACTAGTTTATAAACCGCGCCTAAAGCAGGTTGATCATAGGCTGTGATTAGTTTTGTTCCCACACCCCAAACGTCGATTCGAGCACCTTGCATTTTTAAGTTTAAAATTGTTTTTTCATCTAAATCATTTGATGCATATATTTTTGCTTCAGTAAAACCTGCATCATCAAGCTGTTGGCGTACTCGTTTTGAAATATATGCCATATCTCCGCTATCAATGCGTACACCTAAAAAGTTTATTTTATCGCCTAATTCTTTGGCAACTCGGATAGCATTTGGTACACCAGATCTCAAGGTATCATACGTATCCACTAAAAACACATTATCTTTATGTGTTGTAGCGTACGCCATAAAAGCATCATAATCATTTCGATAAACTTGTACTAATGAGTGAGCATGCGTCCCACTGACTGGGATACCAAAAATTTTACCTGCACGTGTATTGCTAGTAGCATCGCATCCGCCAATATAAGCTGCCCTTGTTCCCCAAATAGCAGCGTCCATTTCTTGCGCTCTTCTAGTTCCAAATTCTAATACTGGCTCATCTTTTACAATAGACTTAATATTAGCAGCTTTAGTTGCAATTAAAGTCTGGTAATTCAAAATATTTAAAATAGTTGTTTCGACTAATTGACAATCGATTAAAGGCCCCTCCACTTGAATAAGCGGTTCACCAGCAAAAACAACTTCACCTTCAATCATTGAGCGAATCGTTCCTCTAAATTCGAAATTCTTTAAGTAAACTAAAAATTCTTCAGGATAAGTAGCTAAACTTCTTAAATAATCGATATCGCTTTTTGTGAATTCTAATTTTTGAATGTAGTTGATCACGCGTTCTAATCCAGCAAAAATAGCGTAGCCACTTTGAAAAGGATTATTTCTATAATACGCCTCAAAAACCGCATGAGAATCTGCTTTTCCTAATTCCCAATAGGTTTTCATCATATTAATTTGGTATAGATCAGTGTGTAATGCCCAACTGTCATCTGGATATATCGTATTCATTACTGTTCCCCTATCTGTAATTTATTCCCGTTAATCATACCATAAACTCAGTAAAATATGGAGATTTCAAGAGATTATCTAACTGGACTGATCCGCAAATACTCTCCCAGTTCCTTTTGCTATTCTGATAGGTTTTGTTGCTTGTTCATAATTTTTTAAACGAATTTCTTTAATGGCTACTTCTCCTGCACGATATTGGATGGATAAGGCAATTTTGTCTGAACGATCCTCTAGTTTAGTTACAGCAAAGAAATGGCGGATGGCTACTTTTTGGTAGGCTGATACAACTAAGGCTCTTGGGGTCGAAGCTGTATAAAGCTCTGTTAACTGTGGATAACAAGCGGCCAAAAAAGTTCCCCTTACGCCAAATGCTGATTTAGAATACGCATCGTCTTCTTGATGATGACCAATGTGTCTAAAATTATAAGAACGATTATCGTGCTCCGAAAGATGACCAATAATTTGGATATCGGATGCAGCGGAACTTGTCTCATGAGCTTTGATCTCAACTCCTCCAAAACAAAAAGCCGTATGATTATTTACTAAGGTAACGTGCTGCGAACCATCATCTACCTCAATGCCATTCGAATTAGCGTAATTTTTTTTATGAGAACGGCCACTAGGATGATGGGCATAAGAATTAGAAATAAAAATATAATCACTATGGTGCGTGGTGATCCCATCATCGCCAAATCCGCTCGTTTCTATTTGGTCGATCCAGACATATTGGCTGCCTCTGTTTGCTCTGCGACCGTCTCCCGAGTAATTATAAAGTGTTGCGGTAACATCAATGCCATGCAATCCTGGATTGATTATCTTTACATTACGGATTATGGCATAATTTACTTGAGCCAACGTGATTCCACTAGAGTAAGTCCCACCACTCGCAGTTTTTTCAGTGTTGTTCAATCTTGTGACATTCCAATCTAAACTCATTCCTTCAATGTAAATATGATGATTCCCATTTAAATGCTGCTTGTTGGTGATTAAGCGTGTCTTTTTAGGAGCATTTTTATGCAAGATAAGAAAGGTTTGGTTTACCCCGCTTCCAATCAATTCTGTATGAGAAGGAATTTCAATTCCTCTAACAATGTATTTTCCAGGCGGTATGACCACACGTCTAAAACCATTAGCGAGAGCTTTTTTAAAGGCTTTTGTACAATCTTTTTTCCCATCTCCCACTGCACCATAATCAAGAACAGAAACCTCTTTTGTTCTTTTTTTTAACCAAGTCATTTCAAAGTCTAGTACTATCTTCCAATGAGGAAAAACATTCCCTTTTTCACCTACTAAAACAGGTGGTTCAGTTGTAAAATCATTTTTTCTATAACTAAGTCCATTTACTGCTAATCGACCAGTTTTCTGTTTTGCCAAATTACCTGTTAAAGTTCGAAAAAGCTTTTCCGTTTCGCTAATAGCTTCTATTTTTTTTATCGTACTATTATATGAAGGAAAAATAGATGTTAACTTTTGTTGAATCGCTTGTTCTTGATTCACTCACTTCACCCCTTAAAGTTTCTCACTTCATTCTTGAGTCTCAATGTACATTAGCTTTCCTTTACATTGTCCACAAACGTACTTTTGAGTGTTAACTTTGCGTTGTCGGTAGATAAACTGTGAACAACTTTGACATTGATAAAGCATTCTTTTTTTTACGGGTTTAACATTCTTATTTAATGACTTTACAAATCTTGAGCCACCGACTTTTATTAACAGTTGTTTAAATTCTTTATCTTTATGTTGAAAGCCTTCACCCGATAAATGCAGATGGTAATGGCACAGTTCATGTTTGATCACCCCTAAAAATTCATCAGCTCCAAAGACTTCTAAAATTTTAGGATTAAAATCTAAATTATGGGACTTTAAGTGATAACGCCCTCCTGTTGTAAGCAGACGATTGTTAAATACCGCTTGGTGTTGGAAAGGTAGTCCAAAACAATCACGTGATATTTTCTTTACTAGTATTTGCAATTCAGCTTGATTCATATCTATTCTTCCTTTTAGAACTCATTTTTTATTTCCAACACATTTCTTATATTTTATTTTACAATTTTACAAGCTGCCTCACAACTATAAGCTGTCAAGCAAAAAAGGAATTGAGAAAATCACAATTCCTTTTTTATAAGCTGTATAATTTTTAGTATGGATAAATAAATGGCTCATCCCAAAATTCTGGAGGAATAGGGGTTGCTTGTAAGTATGCATTGGATTCAATGTGAATGAAACAGCATCAGCGCTTCAGCGATTAAGTTGTGTTTGAAGTTTAAAAGTCTGCAGACTTCCTTTCAGGCTTCAGGCGCTGCCTTGGTTCCACAAGCAAGTTCGTATATTCCAGAAGAAATTTCATTTTGAAGCATCCACACTATTTGACCTAGAGCCTTTTTCTGCATCTTGTCATGTTGAATCGTTTTCGCTTTATCCTTTTGGTTTCAACATCGTTAGGGCAATGCGTCCTTTTTTCAAATCCACATTATCAACCCAAACAGTTACAACATCTCCAACTGAAACAACATTTGTTGGGTGTTGAACATATCCTTTGCTTAATTTAGAAATATGAACCATTCCGTCTTGTTTAACTCCTATATCTACAAAAGCGCCAAAATCAACAACATTTCTGACGGTACCTTCTAATTCCATACCGGATATTAGATCCTCCATGCTTAATACATCTGTGCGCAACAATGGAGCTGCTAGTTCATCACGTAAGTCACGACCTGGTTTTGACAAAGCTTGTACCATATCTTTTATGGTTTCTTTACCTAAACCAACTTGTTCAGTTAATGCTGATAGTTCCATTTTTTCCAGAACTTTTTTGGCTTCCATACTGCCAACATCTGATAAAGACAATCCTGCTAATTCAATAATTTGTTTTGCTTCTTTATAGGTTTCAGGATGAATTCCAGTGTTATCTAATACATTTTTCCCACCAATGATACGCAAGAACCCAACTGCTTGTTCATAAGCTTTAGGGCCTAAGCGAGCAACTTTCTTCAGTTGAGCACGACTTTCAAAACGGCCATTTTCTTCACGGTATGCTACCACGTTCGTTGCTGTTGTTTTATTTAATCCCGCAACATGTTGCAATAAAGGTGCACTTGCAGTATTTACATTTACTCCAACCTGATTAACAGCTGTTTCTACTACAAAATCAAGTCGTTCTTCTAGTTTTTTTTGAGAAACATCATGTTGGTATTGACCCACACCAACCGATTTAGGATCAATTTTAACAAGTTCGGCTAACGGATCTTGTAAACGACGTGCAATGCTGACAGCACTTCTTTGTTCAACTTGCAGATCAGGAAATTCTTCTCGAGCCGTTTTACTTGCTGAATAAACCGATGCACCTGCTTCGTTTACAATAACATAGAAAACTTGTCGTCCCATTTCTTTTAAGTTTTCAGCAACAAATGTTTCAGATTCACGGCTAGCTGTTCCATTTCCGATTGCAATCATTTCAACTTGGTAAGACTCAATCAATTTTTTGAATTTAACAGCTGCTTCAGCACGTGCATTGACACCCGCTGGCTTATGCGGATAAATTACATCGATTGCTAGCACTTTCCCTGTAGGATCAATAACAGCTAACTTACACCCTGTGCGATAAGCTGGATCCAATCCTAACAGGATTTTACCTTTTAGAGGTGCTTGCAATAATAAGTTACGCAAATTTTCTCCAAAAATATGAATCGCTTGTTCTCCCGCTGTTTCAGTTAATTCTGCACGAATTTCACGTTCAATCGATGGTCCGATGAATCGTTTATAACTCTCCTCGTAAGCCGCTTTTATAAACGGTGCAGCTGTTGATTGCGGCTGCTCAATTAATTGTTTTTCTAAATACTCATAGATTTTACTTTCTTCTAGAGCAAAAGAGATTTTTAAAATATCTTCTTTTTCGCCACGATTCATGGCTAAGATACGATGAGAAGCAACTTTTGATAATGGTTCACTATAATCATAGTACATTTCAAAAGTTCCTTTTTCATCTTTTTCTACCTTTTTAACTTTAGCTGTAATAGCTCCATTTTTAGAACTGTACTCACGGATCCAAGTTCGATATCTAGGCTCATCCCCGATTTTTTCGGCAAGAATTTCATGTGCTCCAGCTAATGCCTCATCACTGGTTGCAACTTTTTTTTCTTCATCGACGTATTTTTCTGCTTCGGCTTGAACACTGTCTTTTGGAAAAGACAACAGCCACTCTGCTAATGGCTCTAGTCCACTTTCTTTTGCAATAGTTGCTTTTGTACGACGCTTTTGTTTAAACGGACGATATAAATCTTCCACTAGCTGCATTTTTGCTGCTTTTATAATTTCTCTTTCAAGTTCTGGTGTTAATTTCCCTTGTTCCTCAATCGTTCTTAGAACATCATTTTTTCGCTTTTCTAAATTCGTTAAGTAATTATGACGCTCTTCTATTTCGCGTATTTGAACTTCATCCAACGTCCCAGTCATTTCTTTTCGGTATCGGGCGATAAAAGGGACAGTATTCCCTTCAGCTAGTAAGTCTAAGACCGTTGTTAATTGTTTTTTAGAATAACTTTTCAATTCATTTTTTAGTAGATCTAATACAATTGATTCATTTGTTTCAGTCATGTCGTTCTTCCTCTCTCGTTCCACTTTACTCAACTATTTTACCATAAATAAAGAAGGCTATCCAAATCACGCTTATTATACACAGCAAGCTCTTATTTCCTTGAAAAAAGTAGGCAAAAAGGTTTTATCCTCTTTACCTACTTTTTAAGGCCTATAATTTTTAGAGTTGCGAAATTAATTAAATGACTCACCAAAAATTTTTGGCGGAACAAGGTTGCTTGTAGCCATGTATTAGATTCAATGAGAATTACACAAGGTTGACACCTCAGCGATTACGTTATGTTTGAAGCTTGAAAGCCGGAAAGACTTTTTTTAGGCTTAAGGCGTTCTCATGGCTCTCCACAAACAAACCTGTTCATTCCAGAATAAATCCCATTTTGAGTCATCCACCTTATTTGACCCAGAGCCACTTTTTACTTTTCCGGTAGTTGAAATACAACTATCGCTTTACTAATTTCGGTTTCTGGATCTTTGGTCAGCC
Proteins encoded:
- a CDS encoding SprT family protein, with the translated sequence MNQAELQILVKKISRDCFGLPFQHQAVFNNRLLTTGGRYHLKSHNLDFNPKILEVFGADEFLGVIKHELCHYHLHLSGEGFQHKDKEFKQLLIKVGGSRFVKSLNKNVKPVKKRMLYQCQSCSQFIYRQRKVNTQKYVCGQCKGKLMYIETQE
- the nagA gene encoding N-acetylglucosamine-6-phosphate deacetylase, whose amino-acid sequence is MANVLTNVTVYTGEEKIENAFIRFSDEILAVGKMNDYKKKTFDQEQDAAGKIILPGFIDVHSHGGYSYDNMDGNAEEINQMIGKMHKEGITSYFATTMTQSYEAIDKALMAINEAATKNPVIQGIHLEGPFVSKAFKGAQPEEFIRVPDAKQMEKWNKLSGNRIRLVTYASETSDASAFEDYCVNHDIILSIGHSNATRAQLMDSKASHITHLYNAQRGLHHREPGVTGHAFLEDTIYTEMIVDGYHIHPDMVNLAYKVKGPDRIEVITDSMRAKGLPDGESELGGQKVLVKNNQARLEDGTLAGSVLKFNDAFKNIMAFTGCSIEDAVKMTSGNQAREFGLAKKGSLKVGKDADLILMNNDFDIEHTFSFGKMVY
- the nagB gene encoding glucosamine-6-phosphate deaminase, coding for MEIIIVKDTIEGGKKAFELIKAGMDQGAKVLGLATGSTPISLYHEMIKSDVDFSDMTALNLDEYVGLAPTDPQSYRYFMEEQLFSKKPFKETFVPNGKAKDAEQECERYDQIIEKHPIDIQILGIGSNAHIGFNEPGTSFDLTTHKVELLPSTIEANKRFFDHAEDVPRLAYSMGIKSIMKSEKIILMAYGETKAEAIKKAIEGPITQEVPASILQKHENVIIIVDEAAAKLIKR
- a CDS encoding glycosyl hydrolase family 28-related protein, giving the protein MNQEQAIQQKLTSIFPSYNSTIKKIEAISETEKLFRTLTGNLAKQKTGRLAVNGLSYRKNDFTTEPPVLVGEKGNVFPHWKIVLDFEMTWLKKRTKEVSVLDYGAVGDGKKDCTKAFKKALANGFRRVVIPPGKYIVRGIEIPSHTELIGSGVNQTFLILHKNAPKKTRLITNKQHLNGNHHIYIEGMSLDWNVTRLNNTEKTASGGTYSSGITLAQVNYAIIRNVKIINPGLHGIDVTATLYNYSGDGRRANRGSQYVWIDQIETSGFGDDGITTHHSDYIFISNSYAHHPSGRSHKKNYANSNGIEVDDGSQHVTLVNNHTAFCFGGVEIKAHETSSAASDIQIIGHLSEHDNRSYNFRHIGHHQEDDAYSKSAFGVRGTFLAACYPQLTELYTASTPRALVVSAYQKVAIRHFFAVTKLEDRSDKIALSIQYRAGEVAIKEIRLKNYEQATKPIRIAKGTGRVFADQSS
- the nadE gene encoding ammonia-dependent NAD(+) synthetase; protein product: MSKLKEQIIKEMCVRPSIDPKVEIRKSVDFLKDYLKKHLFLKTLVLGISGGQDSTLVGKLSQLAMIELREETGDNEYQFIAVRLPYGEQADEKDAMDAIEFIGADKIVKVNVKPGVDATVKTLEDSGTSISDFIKGNIKARQRMIIQYAIAGSYNGAVVGTDHSAESVTGFYTKFGDGGTDINPIFRLNKRQGKALLKELSAPKQLYEKTPTADLEENKPSLPDEKALGVTYDQIDDYLEGKETPKEAAQKIESLFLKTEHKRHLPITIFDDFWK
- a CDS encoding nicotinate phosphoribosyltransferase, with the protein product MNTIYPDDSWALHTDLYQINMMKTYWELGKADSHAVFEAYYRNNPFQSGYAIFAGLERVINYIQKLEFTKSDIDYLRSLATYPEEFLVYLKNFEFRGTIRSMIEGEVVFAGEPLIQVEGPLIDCQLVETTILNILNYQTLIATKAANIKSIVKDEPVLEFGTRRAQEMDAAIWGTRAAYIGGCDATSNTRAGKIFGIPVSGTHAHSLVQVYRNDYDAFMAYATTHKDNVFLVDTYDTLRSGVPNAIRVAKELGDKINFLGVRIDSGDMAYISKRVRQQLDDAGFTEAKIYASNDLDEKTILNLKMQGARIDVWGVGTKLITAYDQPALGAVYKLVSIEDEQGNMVDTLKLSSNAEKVSTPGKKQVWRITKNDGGKSQGDYITLWNERPDQKEELFMFHPIHTYINKTVTDFSARPLLKEIFVDGKLVYDLPKLIEIKMYAKNSLGMLWEEYKRNLNPEGYPVDLSQAAYDHKIKSIENVRDNVKRLAEKI
- a CDS encoding LTA synthase family protein, giving the protein MEKISRHKTSQSLYKESSILINSLITILIGLIIAFFGNFLLQFFQNQYDFSLAVNFTFYWNTEIFLLGALLLFLLYLWIAALVGSRWLSVLIMTVIIVAMGVTTQQKMALRGEPLYPSDLLLISDLPFLIQMVDSKLILVVIIFLISVVSLSTYIIIKKRKRDSKYLDTAVKKKMNWLVRGSTFFITSAVLFYSLGFNQPDNILRQAYDRYAYWIPYSQQMNYYNNGFIGGFLYNIGVEAMEKPADYSKKQLTTIVQKYEEKASEINENRSAVINDVNIIYVMNESFSDPLALDGITVSEDPIPRIRSLKEEVVSGTILSQGYGGGTANIEFEALTGLSMEPMSASLTTPYTQLVSRMSELPSAVSYLKQQGYKATAIHPYNTTMYKRNEVYQNLGFTTFLNETNMEFLDKKEQNPYISDESAYQEVLKQMESTNESDFIHLVTMQNHMIYDGKYPDTDFSAQGTGNAEEAANYLQDLAYSDVALADFLTTVEQLPEKTIVVFWGDHLPSFYSETIIETNGNLKIHQTPLLIYSNFTENNDTVETISPIYFMNHILDISDAQVTAFYALLMELEEALPAFEKGMYIERDSTIVSEKRNELSKETQELLKVYDAIQYDVTVGENYSKALNFFED
- a CDS encoding glycosyltransferase family 2 protein; translation: MEKLSLVIPCYNEEQTIPLFFTAVEKIRTALPNTSIEYIFVNDGSKDHTLTVLREMAKQYPDSVKYLSFSRNFGKEAALYAGLEYSTGDYVAVMDVDLQDPPDLLPQMLQLIRHEEYDCVGTRRVSRKGEPLLRSFLAKEFYRIMKRISAVEFVDGARDYRLMTRQMVEAVLSMTEVNRFSKGMFSWVGFDTKYLEYENKERVAGKSSWSIWSLFKYSLDAIVDFSDIPLAIASFVGLTSFIMAIFFMIAIVIRTVLFDDPTAGWPSLVTIVLAIGGLQLFCLGIVGKYLGKTYLETKKRPIYILKETDKKNKR